The Austwickia sp. genome includes a region encoding these proteins:
- a CDS encoding trypsin-like peptidase domain-containing protein yields the protein MPSAPGASGTPGTTGTSGGGGASGASGTAGPAGATTPLPQGYPAGWGAPSGQAWPPPTTPASQAAHAAPATPGAAPAPYPPNQPVRRSGLGRLGQLLLVALLTAALAAGGMWALLRGSTTAGDTAPARIVEQADPGNPNWTATAKVVTPSVVSIRVGSARSGGEGSGVIIDGKGHVVTNNHVAAAGGSNAPITVALDDRRVYDAQIVGADPDTDLAVLQLKNAPSDLRSIALGDDTKLKVGDPVMAVGNPLGLAGTVTTGIVSALNRPVSTQGEGSNSATTVVTNAIQTSAAINPGNSGGALVNSAGQLVGINSSIASLSATSGNIGIGFAIPVNEVKNVSDQLISTGKARHAQLGVQVEDTVVADGPDRRAAASIKSTVEGGPAQKSGIKAGDAVVSVDGETVDSASALQAQIRERQVGDQVTLVVVRGGTRQELKVTLGERS from the coding sequence ATGCCGAGCGCGCCAGGTGCGTCGGGAACGCCGGGCACGACCGGTACGTCGGGCGGGGGCGGGGCATCCGGAGCGTCGGGCACTGCGGGCCCGGCCGGGGCGACGACCCCCCTGCCCCAGGGCTATCCGGCGGGCTGGGGCGCCCCCAGCGGTCAGGCCTGGCCGCCACCCACGACACCGGCCAGTCAGGCGGCCCACGCGGCACCGGCCACACCGGGGGCAGCGCCGGCGCCGTACCCGCCCAATCAGCCGGTTCGGCGGTCGGGGCTCGGCCGCCTGGGCCAGCTCCTGCTGGTGGCGCTGCTCACAGCCGCCCTGGCCGCGGGCGGGATGTGGGCGCTGCTCCGGGGCAGCACGACTGCGGGCGACACCGCGCCCGCTCGGATCGTCGAACAGGCCGACCCGGGCAACCCGAACTGGACCGCGACCGCGAAGGTGGTCACGCCGAGCGTGGTGTCGATCCGGGTCGGTTCCGCGCGGTCGGGCGGGGAGGGCTCCGGGGTCATCATCGACGGCAAGGGGCACGTGGTCACGAACAACCACGTCGCCGCCGCCGGCGGATCGAACGCGCCCATCACGGTCGCGCTGGACGACCGGCGCGTGTACGACGCCCAGATCGTCGGCGCGGACCCCGACACCGACCTGGCCGTGCTTCAGCTCAAGAACGCGCCCTCCGACCTGCGCTCCATCGCGCTCGGCGACGACACGAAGCTCAAGGTCGGCGACCCCGTGATGGCCGTCGGCAACCCGCTCGGCCTCGCCGGGACCGTCACCACCGGAATCGTCAGCGCGCTGAACCGGCCCGTGAGCACGCAGGGCGAGGGCTCGAACTCGGCCACCACGGTCGTCACCAACGCCATCCAGACGAGCGCGGCCATCAACCCCGGCAACTCCGGCGGCGCGCTGGTCAACTCGGCCGGCCAGCTGGTGGGCATCAACTCCTCGATCGCCTCCCTCTCGGCGACCTCCGGCAACATCGGCATCGGCTTCGCGATCCCCGTGAACGAGGTCAAGAACGTCTCGGACCAGCTCATCAGCACCGGGAAGGCGAGGCACGCGCAGCTCGGCGTCCAGGTCGAGGACACCGTCGTCGCCGACGGCCCGGACCGCCGCGCCGCCGCGAGCATCAAGTCGACGGTCGAGGGCGGCCCGGCGCAGAAGTCCGGCATCAAGGCGGGCGACGCCGTCGTCTCCGTGGACGGGGAGACCGTCGACAGCGCCAGCGCGCTGCAGGCCCAGATCCGCGAACGGCAAGTCGGCGACCAGGTCACTCTCGTCGTCGTCCGCGGCGGCACTCGGCAGGAGCTCAAGGTGACGCTCGGCGAACGGTCCTGA
- the groL gene encoding chaperonin GroEL (60 kDa chaperone family; promotes refolding of misfolded polypeptides especially under stressful conditions; forms two stacked rings of heptamers to form a barrel-shaped 14mer; ends can be capped by GroES; misfolded proteins enter the barrel where they are refolded when GroES binds), whose amino-acid sequence MAKIIAFDEEARRGLERGMNQLADAVRVTLGPKGRNVVLEKKWGAPTITNDGVSIAKEIELEDPYEKIGAELVKEVAKKTDDVAGDGTTTATVLAQAMVKEGLRNVAAGANPMALKRGIEKATAAVSDELLALAKDVETKEQIAATASISAADTQIGDMIAEAMDKVGKEGVITVEESNTFGLELELTEGMRFDKGYISGYFVTDPERMEAVLEDPYVLIANSKIGSIKDLIPILDKTKQAGKPLLIIAEDVEGEALATLVLNHLRRNISVCAVKAPGFGDRRKAMLGDIAILTGGQVISEEVGLKLESTDLDMLGTARKVVVTKDETTVVEGGGDADQIAGRVKQIRVEIENSDSDYDREKLQERLAKLAGGVAVIKAGAATEVELKERKHRIEDAVRNAKAAVEEGIIAGGGVALIQAGDQAFGKLSLEGDEATGANIVRVAVEAPLKQIAINAGLEGGVVAEKVRNLPAGHGLNAASGEYVDLVAAGIIDPAKVTRSALQNAASIAALFLTTEAVIADKPEKSAPAMPGGGDDMGGMGF is encoded by the coding sequence ATGGCCAAGATCATCGCCTTCGACGAGGAGGCCCGCCGCGGTCTCGAGCGCGGCATGAACCAGCTCGCCGACGCGGTCCGGGTCACGCTCGGCCCCAAGGGCCGCAACGTCGTCCTGGAGAAGAAGTGGGGCGCCCCCACGATCACCAACGACGGTGTCTCGATCGCCAAGGAGATCGAGCTGGAGGACCCGTACGAGAAGATCGGCGCCGAGCTCGTCAAGGAGGTCGCCAAGAAGACGGATGACGTCGCCGGCGACGGCACCACCACGGCGACCGTGCTCGCCCAGGCCATGGTCAAGGAAGGCCTGCGCAACGTGGCCGCCGGCGCCAACCCGATGGCCCTGAAGCGCGGCATCGAGAAGGCCACCGCCGCCGTCTCCGACGAGCTGCTCGCCCTGGCCAAGGACGTCGAGACCAAGGAGCAGATCGCCGCCACGGCGTCCATCTCCGCCGCCGACACCCAGATCGGCGACATGATCGCCGAGGCCATGGACAAGGTCGGCAAGGAAGGCGTCATCACCGTCGAGGAGTCCAACACCTTCGGGCTCGAGCTGGAGCTCACCGAGGGCATGCGCTTCGACAAGGGCTACATCTCGGGCTACTTCGTGACCGACCCCGAGCGCATGGAGGCCGTGCTGGAGGACCCGTACGTCCTCATCGCGAACTCCAAGATCGGCTCCATCAAGGACCTGATCCCGATCCTCGACAAGACCAAGCAGGCCGGCAAGCCGCTGCTGATCATCGCCGAGGACGTCGAGGGCGAGGCCCTGGCGACGCTGGTGCTCAACCACCTGCGCCGCAACATCTCGGTCTGCGCCGTGAAGGCCCCGGGCTTCGGTGACCGCCGCAAGGCCATGCTCGGCGACATCGCGATCCTCACCGGCGGCCAGGTGATCTCCGAGGAGGTCGGCCTCAAGCTGGAGTCCACGGACCTCGACATGCTGGGCACTGCCCGCAAGGTCGTCGTCACCAAGGACGAGACCACCGTGGTCGAGGGCGGCGGCGACGCCGACCAGATCGCCGGCCGGGTCAAGCAGATCCGCGTCGAGATCGAGAACTCCGACTCCGACTACGACCGCGAGAAGCTGCAGGAGCGCCTCGCCAAGCTCGCGGGCGGCGTGGCGGTCATCAAGGCCGGCGCGGCGACCGAGGTCGAGCTCAAGGAGCGCAAGCACCGCATCGAGGACGCCGTTCGCAACGCGAAGGCGGCCGTCGAGGAGGGCATCATCGCCGGCGGTGGCGTCGCGCTGATCCAGGCGGGCGACCAGGCGTTCGGCAAGCTGAGCCTGGAGGGCGACGAGGCGACCGGCGCGAACATCGTGCGCGTCGCGGTCGAGGCTCCGCTCAAGCAGATCGCGATCAACGCCGGTCTGGAGGGCGGCGTCGTGGCGGAGAAGGTGCGCAACCTCCCCGCCGGGCACGGCCTGAACGCGGCGAGCGGCGAGTACGTCGACCTGGTCGCGGCCGGCATCATCGACCCGGCGAAGGTGACGCGGTCTGCCCTGCAGAACGCGGCGTCGATCGCGGCCCTGTTCCTGACGACGGAGGCCGTCATCGCCGACAAGCCCGAGAAGTCCGCTCCGGCGATGCCGGGTGGCGGCGACGACATGGGCGGCATGGGCTTCTGA
- a CDS encoding WXG100 family type VII secretion target, whose protein sequence is MSSQFQVDTQQITAAAGDIRRMSGQIESDVASMMARLSALQGAWRGSAAAGFQQVVTQWSATQRTVRESLDSIETALSRAGTQYADVEAANAALFAR, encoded by the coding sequence ATGAGCAGCCAGTTCCAGGTCGACACCCAGCAGATCACCGCCGCCGCCGGCGACATCCGACGCATGTCCGGCCAGATCGAGTCCGACGTCGCCAGCATGATGGCCCGGCTCTCCGCGCTCCAGGGCGCCTGGCGCGGATCCGCCGCGGCCGGATTCCAACAGGTCGTCACCCAGTGGAGCGCCACGCAACGGACGGTGCGGGAGTCGCTGGACTCCATCGAGACGGCGCTGTCGCGGGCCGGCACCCAATACGCGGACGTCGAGGCCGCCAACGCCGCGCTATTCGCCCGCTAA
- a CDS encoding DUF3263 domain-containing protein gives MEAVAYEDRAGQRGELTAQERELLAFERQWWKYAGSKEQAIKDLFDMSSTRYYQTLNALIDTPQAMAFDPMLVKRLRRLRSSRQRQRSARRLGIQV, from the coding sequence ATGGAGGCCGTGGCCTACGAGGACCGCGCCGGCCAGCGGGGCGAGCTCACCGCGCAGGAGCGCGAGTTGCTTGCCTTCGAGCGCCAGTGGTGGAAGTACGCCGGGTCCAAGGAGCAGGCCATCAAGGACCTCTTCGACATGAGTTCGACGCGCTACTACCAGACCCTCAACGCCCTCATCGACACGCCGCAGGCGATGGCCTTCGACCCGATGCTCGTCAAGCGGCTTCGGCGGCTTCGCTCATCCCGGCAGCGGCAACGCTCCGCGCGCCGCTTGGGGATCCAGGTCTAA
- a CDS encoding EamA family transporter has protein sequence MPRKDALLALAVAVVWGVNFVAASIGMESVPPLLFAAMRFTLVAIPAVFFVRPPGNGWKTVVACGFAMGAGQFGLLYTALSWGMPAGLASLVLQVQTVFTVVIASLWLRERPTPYQLAGIAVGVVGMAVVGAKHLAAAPILPFLMTVAAAASWATGNVLTRRRPPRDGFSLVVWSALVSPVPLLALSLLVEGWERDWAALTTMSARSVVGLAFVTYGASMLGYGLWNLLLSRHAASTVAPWSMLVPPIGTIAAYFYSGEEPGWIGVLGGVVVTVGVLMALGVRPGVVRMDQPRRRPAAEPPGL, from the coding sequence ATGCCCCGCAAAGACGCGCTGCTGGCGCTGGCCGTCGCGGTCGTGTGGGGCGTGAACTTCGTCGCCGCCTCGATCGGGATGGAGTCGGTGCCGCCGCTGCTGTTCGCGGCGATGCGCTTCACGTTGGTGGCGATCCCGGCGGTGTTCTTCGTGCGGCCGCCGGGCAACGGCTGGAAGACCGTCGTGGCCTGCGGGTTCGCGATGGGCGCCGGCCAGTTCGGGCTGCTCTACACCGCGCTGTCCTGGGGGATGCCCGCGGGCCTGGCGTCGCTGGTGTTGCAGGTGCAGACGGTGTTCACCGTGGTCATCGCCTCGCTGTGGCTGCGGGAGCGGCCGACCCCCTACCAACTCGCGGGCATCGCCGTGGGGGTCGTGGGGATGGCCGTCGTAGGCGCCAAGCACCTCGCGGCGGCCCCGATCCTGCCGTTCCTCATGACCGTCGCCGCGGCGGCCTCGTGGGCCACCGGCAACGTGTTGACCCGGCGCCGGCCGCCGCGTGACGGCTTCTCCTTGGTGGTCTGGTCCGCGTTGGTCTCGCCCGTGCCGCTGCTCGCCCTGTCGCTGCTCGTGGAGGGCTGGGAGCGGGACTGGGCGGCGCTGACCACCATGTCGGCGCGCTCGGTGGTCGGGCTGGCGTTCGTGACGTACGGCGCGTCGATGCTCGGCTACGGCCTGTGGAACCTGCTGCTGTCCCGGCACGCGGCGTCCACCGTGGCCCCGTGGTCGATGCTCGTGCCCCCGATCGGGACGATCGCGGCGTACTTCTACAGCGGCGAGGAGCCCGGGTGGATCGGCGTCCTGGGCGGCGTGGTGGTCACGGTGGGGGTGCTCATGGCCCTCGGCGTACGGCCCGGCGTCGTTCGGATGGACCAGCCCCGGCGGCGGCCGGCGGCCGAACCTCCCGGGCTCTAG
- a CDS encoding DUF3349 domain-containing protein yields the protein MGPLDRFINWVRAGYPNGVPDQDYVPLMALLRRRLSDDEVTDLGQELVRKGIIPADRIDVGAGILKRTLELPSPDEMDRVSQRLRVGGWPVTADD from the coding sequence GTGGGTCCCTTAGACCGATTCATCAACTGGGTGCGCGCCGGATATCCCAACGGCGTTCCCGACCAGGACTATGTCCCTCTCATGGCCCTGTTGCGCCGGCGGCTGTCGGATGACGAAGTGACCGATCTCGGCCAGGAGCTCGTCCGCAAGGGGATCATCCCCGCGGATCGGATCGACGTCGGCGCCGGCATCCTCAAGCGCACCCTCGAGCTGCCCTCCCCCGACGAGATGGATCGCGTCTCGCAGCGGCTGCGGGTCGGCGGCTGGCCCGTCACCGCCGACGACTAA
- a CDS encoding DUF3349 domain-containing protein, with product MAFSFSRILDWLREGYPQGVPREDYIALFGVLQRHLTEEEIVKVGEQIRAANGDEPIDDDEIRRRIERHLRGHASEDDIRRVAARLASGGWPLADANGGAEPAPAG from the coding sequence ATGGCGTTTTCGTTTTCCCGAATCCTGGATTGGCTCCGGGAGGGTTACCCCCAGGGTGTCCCCCGGGAGGACTACATCGCCCTCTTCGGTGTGCTGCAGCGGCACCTGACCGAGGAGGAGATCGTCAAGGTCGGCGAGCAGATCCGAGCCGCGAATGGCGATGAGCCCATCGATGACGACGAAATCCGTCGGCGCATCGAAAGGCATCTGCGGGGGCACGCTTCCGAGGACGACATCCGCCGCGTTGCCGCGCGGCTGGCCAGCGGAGGATGGCCCCTCGCCGACGCCAACGGCGGCGCCGAGCCCGCCCCCGCCGGCTGA
- a CDS encoding NADPH-dependent 2,4-dienoyl-CoA reductase produces the protein MTPYRTLLSPLDLGFTTLRNRVVMGSMHTGFEDSPATFDQLAALYAERARGGVGAIVTGGFSPTPEGALYPGAGGLYAGRHVGRHHLITDAVHEHGAKILLQLLHAGRYGMHPLVVSASRVKAPISTFTPLALSEAGIRRQIAGFAKAAELAREAGYDGVEIMGSEGYFLNQFLAPRTNRRTDDWGGSPANRQRIAAEVVRAVRRAAGPDFIVQYRLSMLDLVPDGQSWEEVVATAQAVEAAGATLINTGVGWHEARVPTIVTSVPRAAFAEVTGRIRAAVGIPVCASNRINTPEVAERILAAGQADLVSMARPFLADPAWVAKAAAGRADDINTCIACNQACLDHTFTGRPVSCLVNPRAGSELTLVVQRAPSRRFIAVVGAGVAGLAAATTLAERGHAVDLFEGAPAIGGQFGLAARIPGKEEFTETIRYFTTRLAETGVRVHLSTRADAQLLIEGGYDDIVLATGVEPRLPDLPGVDHPSVVTYADLLAGRAVAGRRVAVLGAGGIGVDVCEFLTHDHSPTLDLDLWRREWGVGDPEDAPGGLVPARPAPSPREVYLLQRKTSSIGKDLGKTTGWVHRASLRAKGVTLLTGVTYESIDDAGLHITVPAPPEPERASGHDGGDGLDVGDNAAAALLRKAKVGGRKAVRRAGSAASRVGSMAASSAQVAGHLGGIGLARLPGAARTQAEAGIERAGSVTSAMSSAMEGLRGRAGLGPREASIPREPRVIEADTIVLCTGQESVRELVEPLRKTAIRVHLIGGADVAAELDAKRAIDQAVRLAAKL, from the coding sequence GTGACGCCGTACCGCACCCTCCTTTCCCCGCTCGACCTGGGATTCACCACGCTGCGCAATCGCGTGGTGATGGGTTCCATGCACACCGGCTTCGAGGATTCCCCGGCGACCTTCGACCAGCTGGCTGCGTTATATGCCGAGCGCGCACGGGGTGGCGTGGGCGCCATCGTCACGGGCGGCTTCTCCCCGACGCCCGAGGGCGCGCTCTATCCGGGCGCGGGTGGGCTGTACGCCGGACGCCACGTCGGCAGGCACCACCTCATCACCGACGCCGTCCACGAGCACGGCGCCAAGATCCTGTTGCAGCTGCTGCACGCCGGCCGCTATGGGATGCACCCCCTCGTCGTGTCCGCCTCGCGGGTCAAGGCGCCGATCTCCACGTTCACCCCGCTGGCGTTGTCCGAGGCCGGGATCCGACGTCAGATCGCCGGCTTCGCCAAGGCCGCGGAGCTCGCACGCGAGGCAGGTTACGACGGCGTGGAGATCATGGGCAGCGAGGGCTACTTCCTCAACCAGTTCCTGGCCCCGCGGACCAACCGGCGAACGGACGACTGGGGCGGCAGCCCCGCGAACCGCCAGCGCATCGCCGCGGAGGTGGTGCGCGCGGTCCGGCGCGCGGCCGGCCCGGACTTCATCGTCCAATACCGCCTGTCCATGCTCGACCTGGTTCCCGACGGCCAGTCCTGGGAGGAGGTCGTCGCCACCGCCCAGGCCGTCGAGGCGGCCGGCGCGACCCTCATCAACACCGGCGTCGGCTGGCACGAGGCGCGGGTGCCCACGATCGTCACGTCGGTGCCCCGGGCCGCCTTCGCCGAGGTGACCGGCCGGATCCGGGCCGCCGTGGGCATCCCGGTGTGCGCCTCGAACCGCATCAACACCCCCGAGGTGGCCGAGCGGATCCTGGCGGCGGGGCAGGCGGACCTCGTCTCGATGGCCCGGCCGTTCCTCGCCGACCCCGCGTGGGTGGCCAAGGCGGCCGCCGGCCGCGCCGACGACATCAACACCTGCATCGCGTGCAACCAGGCCTGCCTCGATCACACCTTCACGGGACGCCCGGTGAGCTGCCTGGTGAACCCGCGGGCAGGCAGCGAGCTGACCCTGGTGGTCCAGCGGGCGCCGTCGCGCCGGTTCATCGCCGTGGTCGGGGCGGGCGTGGCCGGACTCGCGGCCGCGACGACCCTGGCGGAGCGCGGGCACGCCGTGGACCTCTTCGAGGGGGCGCCGGCGATCGGCGGACAGTTCGGGCTGGCCGCGCGGATCCCCGGCAAGGAGGAGTTCACCGAGACCATCCGCTACTTCACCACCCGGCTGGCCGAGACCGGGGTGCGCGTGCACCTCTCGACGCGGGCGGACGCGCAGCTGCTGATCGAGGGCGGGTACGACGACATCGTGCTCGCCACCGGCGTCGAGCCACGGCTGCCCGACCTGCCCGGGGTGGACCATCCGTCGGTGGTGACGTACGCCGACCTGCTGGCCGGGCGGGCCGTCGCGGGGCGGCGCGTGGCGGTCCTCGGCGCGGGCGGGATCGGGGTGGACGTCTGCGAGTTCCTCACCCACGATCACTCCCCCACGCTCGACCTCGACCTCTGGCGGCGCGAGTGGGGCGTCGGCGACCCGGAGGACGCGCCCGGCGGCCTGGTGCCGGCGCGGCCCGCCCCGAGCCCGCGCGAGGTCTACCTGTTGCAGCGCAAGACCTCCTCGATCGGCAAGGACCTCGGCAAGACCACAGGTTGGGTGCACCGCGCGTCGCTGCGCGCCAAGGGCGTCACGCTCCTGACGGGGGTGACGTACGAATCGATCGACGACGCCGGGCTGCACATCACCGTCCCGGCGCCGCCCGAGCCGGAGCGCGCCTCCGGTCACGACGGCGGCGACGGCCTCGACGTGGGCGACAACGCCGCCGCGGCGCTGCTGCGCAAGGCCAAGGTCGGGGGGCGCAAGGCCGTACGGCGGGCCGGGTCGGCCGCCAGCCGCGTCGGGTCGATGGCTGCCTCGTCGGCGCAGGTCGCCGGTCACCTGGGCGGCATCGGCCTCGCGCGGCTGCCCGGCGCGGCCCGCACCCAGGCGGAGGCGGGCATCGAACGGGCCGGCTCCGTGACGTCGGCGATGTCCTCGGCGATGGAGGGGCTGCGGGGGCGCGCCGGGCTGGGCCCGCGGGAGGCGTCCATCCCGCGCGAACCGCGGGTGATCGAGGCGGACACGATCGTGCTGTGCACGGGGCAGGAGTCCGTCCGCGAACTCGTGGAGCCCCTGCGCAAGACCGCCATCCGGGTGCACCTGATCGGGGGGGCCGATGTCGCGGCCGAGCTCGACGCCAAGCGCGCCATCGACCAGGCGGTTCGCCTGGCGGCCAAGCTCTGA
- a CDS encoding methyl-accepting chemotaxis protein, which yields MAFADDAEADLRHSVAERADATAAGLYNIVATQGDSIAQRVATDMRVAQEKLAAAGGFRESAGSLSWQAKNQTTGAITPVALPAPMIGGTPLRPQPSAQATVPVVDAVKAAVGDTTTIFQRMNDAGDMLRVATNVIGADGNRAIGTYIAAKGADGAANPVLAAVLAGKTYTGTASVVGSWYVTQYAPLTDGAGRVIGMLYVGVKQESVATLRDAIVGTAVGANGQVMTLATTGANKGMVRLARDTAQQGKSLIDRTGKDGTKYVEKALTAAATLAPGQTKALPYVDENGEPAQVRVAYYAPWDWTIAVVTRDADFNAPVDRLDNGRRQLLVTLVGLSLAIGAIGLAAALGLGRRITAPLTALRDRMVEIADGDGDLTARVAEDQHSEVGQLGGAFNRFVAKVAGTVAAATSAAAGVHEAAGTIATLTRDLDASASSSAEQTARAEEASQEVGDSVATAAAATEQMALSIREIAGSASRAAEIGAEASRLATDTEAAVTTLGHSSAQVGAVIKSITAIAEQTNLLALNATIEAARAGDAGKGFAVVASEVKDIAQETAAATEDISKRIEDIQEDTLRAVEAITRIAAVVRDINDAQATIAAAVEEQSATTAEAARGVSHASAGISGVRTSISAVNASSQRSAQAVRSARRRARRTRRPAAHPTGRVPDLIRV from the coding sequence ATGGCCTTCGCCGACGACGCCGAGGCGGACCTGCGCCATTCGGTGGCCGAGCGGGCCGACGCCACCGCCGCGGGCCTCTACAACATCGTGGCCACCCAGGGGGACTCGATCGCCCAGCGCGTCGCCACCGACATGCGCGTGGCGCAGGAGAAGCTGGCAGCGGCCGGCGGCTTCCGCGAAAGTGCGGGGAGCCTGTCCTGGCAGGCCAAGAACCAGACCACCGGCGCCATCACCCCGGTCGCGCTGCCTGCGCCGATGATCGGCGGCACGCCCCTGCGCCCGCAGCCTTCGGCGCAGGCCACGGTGCCGGTTGTGGATGCCGTCAAAGCGGCCGTGGGCGACACCACGACCATCTTCCAGCGCATGAACGACGCCGGCGACATGCTCCGGGTGGCCACGAATGTCATCGGGGCCGACGGGAATCGAGCCATCGGCACGTACATCGCGGCCAAGGGTGCGGACGGCGCCGCGAATCCGGTCCTGGCGGCGGTGCTGGCCGGCAAGACCTATACCGGCACGGCCAGTGTGGTCGGCTCTTGGTACGTGACGCAGTACGCGCCGTTGACGGACGGCGCCGGCCGGGTCATCGGCATGCTGTACGTCGGGGTCAAGCAGGAGAGCGTCGCCACGTTGCGTGACGCCATCGTCGGCACCGCGGTCGGGGCGAACGGTCAGGTCATGACGCTGGCCACCACCGGCGCCAACAAGGGCATGGTGCGCCTCGCGCGGGACACCGCCCAGCAGGGCAAGAGCCTGATCGACCGGACCGGCAAGGACGGCACGAAGTACGTCGAGAAGGCGCTGACCGCCGCCGCCACGCTGGCGCCCGGCCAAACCAAGGCGCTGCCCTATGTGGACGAGAACGGGGAGCCGGCCCAGGTGCGCGTGGCTTACTACGCCCCCTGGGACTGGACCATCGCCGTCGTGACCCGCGACGCCGACTTCAACGCGCCCGTCGACCGCCTCGACAACGGCCGCCGGCAACTCCTGGTCACCCTCGTCGGGCTGTCGCTGGCCATCGGCGCGATCGGACTCGCGGCCGCGCTCGGGCTGGGCCGGCGCATCACCGCCCCGTTGACGGCCCTGCGGGACCGCATGGTCGAGATCGCGGACGGCGACGGCGACCTGACGGCCCGGGTCGCGGAGGATCAACACAGCGAGGTCGGCCAGCTCGGCGGGGCGTTCAACCGGTTCGTCGCCAAGGTCGCCGGCACGGTGGCCGCCGCCACGTCGGCCGCCGCGGGGGTCCACGAGGCCGCCGGGACGATCGCGACGCTGACCCGAGACCTGGACGCCTCGGCCAGCAGCTCGGCCGAACAGACGGCCCGCGCCGAGGAGGCCTCCCAGGAGGTCGGCGACAGCGTCGCCACCGCCGCGGCCGCCACCGAGCAGATGGCCCTGTCCATTCGCGAGATCGCCGGCAGCGCCTCCCGGGCCGCCGAGATCGGCGCCGAGGCCAGCCGGCTGGCCACCGACACCGAGGCGGCGGTGACCACGCTCGGGCACTCCAGCGCCCAGGTCGGCGCCGTCATCAAGTCGATCACCGCGATCGCCGAGCAGACCAACCTCCTGGCCCTCAACGCCACCATCGAGGCGGCCCGCGCCGGCGACGCCGGCAAGGGCTTCGCCGTCGTCGCCAGCGAGGTCAAGGACATCGCCCAGGAGACCGCCGCGGCGACCGAGGACATCAGCAAGCGCATCGAGGACATCCAGGAGGACACCCTGCGCGCCGTCGAGGCGATCACCCGCATCGCGGCGGTGGTCCGCGACATCAACGACGCGCAGGCCACGATCGCGGCAGCCGTGGAGGAACAGAGCGCGACGACCGCGGAGGCCGCGCGGGGCGTGAG